A single region of the Thermococcus zilligii AN1 genome encodes:
- a CDS encoding OsmC family protein, producing MERLEYKAELEWDGNVGSTAKVREFTFKIDTNTDGRNSGPNPTEYLLSAIGGCLTVNWGRLIKKMRLDVGGFKVEVRGWRNLEEPRLGEITYKITVITREPEEKNGTVFNTVGAEKIKGEVEILRP from the coding sequence ATGGAGAGGCTTGAATACAAAGCCGAGCTTGAGTGGGACGGAAACGTTGGGAGCACAGCTAAAGTCAGGGAGTTCACCTTCAAAATTGACACCAACACCGACGGCCGCAACAGCGGGCCCAATCCCACCGAATACCTCCTCTCTGCCATAGGGGGCTGTCTGACCGTAAACTGGGGGAGACTCATCAAAAAGATGCGCCTGGACGTTGGTGGCTTCAAGGTCGAGGTCAGGGGCTGGAGGAACCTCGAGGAACCCCGGCTGGGGGAGATAACCTATAAAATCACCGTTATCACGAGGGAGCCGGAGGAGAAGAATGGAACTGTCTTCAACACAGTCGGGGCGGAGAAAATAAAAGGCGAGGTAGAGATCCTCAGGCCGTAG